From a region of the Malania oleifera isolate guangnan ecotype guangnan chromosome 12, ASM2987363v1, whole genome shotgun sequence genome:
- the LOC131143825 gene encoding uncharacterized protein LOC131143825, with translation MGLHSLAIILKENKLVRSNYIDWKWNLIIVLTAEEYKYVLVEVCTQKPSKGATDEEPQAYWKWIKVDEMTQCYILASMSNVLQHQHQFMPSAYDIMQNLKEIFGDQNRTARHTAMKELMNYGRRGPKILGVEIDGEIQVDIVLQSLPDSFKQFFLNYNVNKLSYSLEKLLKELQAVEGLIRKPTNALVIEKGRALEIIMSISLPDSFKQFFLNYNVNKLSYSLEKLLKELQAVEGLIRKPTNALVIEKGSSSSTKGQKKQKKV, from the exons ATGGGTTTACATTCCCTGGCTATTATTCTCAAGGAAAACAAACTGGTTAGATCTAATTATATTGACTGGAAATGGAACTTGATTATAGTACTGACTGCagaggagtacaagtatgtgctcgTAGAGGTATGTACACAGAAACCCAGTAAAGGGGCAACCGATGAGGAACCCCAGGCTTATTGGAAGTGGATTAAGGTTGATGAGATGACGCagtgttacattttggcatctatgtcaAATGTTCTGCAACATCAACATCAGTTTATGCCTTCTGCCTATGATATAATGCAGAACCTCAAAGAAATATTTGGGGATCAAAATCGTACTGCTAGGCATACTGCTATGAAGGAACTTATGAATTATGGCAGACGGGGCCCCA AGATCCTTGGAGTTGAAATCGATGGGGAAATCCAGGTCGATATCGTTCTCCAATCACTGCCTGACTCTTTCAAGCAGTTTTTCTTGAACTACAACGTgaataagctctcttactcattggaaaaactacttaaagagcttcaagcaGTTGAGGGCCTCATTAGGAAGCCAACTAATGCTCTTGTGATTGAGAAAG GTAGGGCACTTGAAATCATAATGTCCATTTCACTGCCTGACTCTTTCAAGCAGTTTTTCTTGAACTACAACGTgaataagctctcttactcattggaaaaactacttaaagagcttcaagcaGTTGAGGGCCTCATTAGGAAGCCAACTAATGCTCTTGTGATTGAGAAAGGTTCTTCTTCTAGTACGAAAGGCCAAAAGAAGCAGAAAAAGGTTTAG
- the LOC131143824 gene encoding uncharacterized protein LOC131143824 — translation MTVLRLLQYKYVLIEVCIQKPNERAVDEETQAYQKGIKGDEMTQCYILASMSNVLQHQYQYMPSAYDIMQNFKEMFGDQNRIARKTAMKELMNTTMAEGTLVRDHVLKMISLLNELETLGSKIDGET, via the coding sequence gttattacagtACAAGTATGTGCTCATAGAGGTATGTATACAGAAACCCAATGAAAGGGCAGTCGATGAGGAAACCCAGGCTTACCAGAAGGGGATTAAGGGTGATGAGATGACACagtgttacattttggcatctatgtcgaATGTTCTGCAACATCAGTATCAGTATATGCCTTCTGCCTATGATATAATGCAAAACTtcaaagaaatgtttggggaTCAAAATCGTATTGCTAGGAAGACTGCTATgaaggaacttatgaatactactatGGCAGAAGGGACCCTAGTAAGGGATCATGTTTTGAAGATGATTAGTCTTCTTAATGAGCTAGAGACCCTTGGATCTAAAATCGATGGGGAAACCTAG